One region of Carya illinoinensis cultivar Pawnee chromosome 8, C.illinoinensisPawnee_v1, whole genome shotgun sequence genomic DNA includes:
- the LOC122318079 gene encoding uncharacterized protein LOC122318079, giving the protein MDLETPNSNNGESSNPELPNPSRYNEDETQPCFEEIDSSCSTPYVSAPSSPGRGALVSGFFYSAPASPMHFALSLALTSSNTTKPHSSSTMDDFEFSARFGSGGLGGTGPFMSSADELFLNGKIRPMKLSTHLEQPQVLAPLLDLGAEVDEYDADQHGVRGRDLRLRDKSLRRRTRSMSPVRNTGHEWTENEDIEKNTSLAEKGVCLEVEENEREKIEELCSETTTPSVSASSSRSSSAGRSSKRWVFLKDFLRSKSEGRSNNKFWSSISFSPIKEKKPGNQTLPSLVARDKDNKVTNSVTAASESEKSKGNGRASAKKPAGKPTNGVGKRRMPPSPHELHYTANRAQAEEMRRKTFLPYKQGLLGCLGFSSKGYGAMNGLARALNPVSSR; this is encoded by the coding sequence ATGGACCTCGAAACTCCGAACAGTAACAATGGCGAATCCTCAAACCCAGAGCTTCCGAATCCCAGCCGCTATAACGAAGACGAAACCCAACCCTGTTTCGAAGAAATTGATAGCTCTTGTTCTACTCCTTATGTTAGTGCTCCCTCTAGCCCGGGCCGTGGCGCCCTTGTCTCCGGCTTCTTCTACAGTGCCCCAGCGAGCCCAATGCACTTTGCACTCAGCTTGGCTTTGACATCATCGAATACAACAAAGCCTCATTCTTCTTCAACAATGGACGACTTTGAGTTCTCTGCGAGGTTTGGTTCGGGAGGGTTGGGTGGCACAGGGCCGTTTATGAGCTCTGCGGACGAGCTTTTCTTGAACGGGAAGATCCGTCCCATGAAACTTTCGACCCACTTGGAGCAGCCTCAGGTCCTAGCTCCTTTACTGGATCTCGGAGCAGAAGTGGATGAGTATGACGCAGATCAGCATGGCGTGAGAGGTAGAGATCTGAGACTACGAGATAAGTCTCTGCGCAGAAGAACCAGATCTATGTCTCCGGTGAGAAACACAGGACATGAGTGGACGGAGAACGAAGATATCGAGAAAAACACGAGCTTGGCAGAGAAGGGTGTTTGTTTGGAAgtagaagaaaatgagagggaaaAGATTGAAGAGTTGTGCTCAGAGACTACCACTCCTTCGGTTTCTGCTTCGTCTTCAAGATCTTCTTCGGCTGGGAGGAGCTCAAAGAGGTGGGTTTTCTTAAAAGACTTTCTCAGAAGCAAAAGCGAAGGGAGAAGCAACAACAAGTTCTGGTCTTCGATTTCGTTTTCTcccattaaagaaaaaaaacctgGAAACCAAACGCTTCCAAGCCTCGTTGCAAGAGATAAGGATAACAAGGTTACCAACTCGGTCACTGCGGCTTCAGAATCGGAGAAAAGTAAGGGAAATGGACGAGCTTCGGCCAAGAAACCGGCCGGGAAGCCCACCAATGGGGTCGGAAAGAGGCGCATGCCGCCGTCACCGCATGAGTTGCATTACACAGCTAATAGAGCCCAAGCTGAGGAAATGAGGAGGAAGACTTTCTTGCCTTACAAGCAAGGGTTACTTGGGTGCTTGGGGTTTAGTTCAAAGGGTTATGGAGCCATGAACGGACTCGCCAGAGCTTTAAACCCAGTTTCCTCCAGGTAA